AAATATTGCCAATAATGGAAAATATTCTGTGCCCAAAATTTATATCATTTGCAATGACGGAAGACGAAAAAACTGCaagtaaacaacatttttatgagaaatatagttttcctgGCATTATCGGGTGTGTAGATGGTACGCACATGAAAATTATAAGACCAGTATTAAATGAGCACCTTTACTTTAATAGAAAAGGTGACCATAGTATAAATGCAATGATCGTAAGTACCACCCACTTTAATTGATACATTTTTCCAAAAGCATTCTCTtctattataatttttcttaattgtcAAAGGTCTGTGACTACAAAATGAGAATACGAGCAATTGATGCGCGGTATGGAGGAGCCTCCCATGACTCATTTGTGTTTAGTTTAAGCGCCTATCGCAGACACCTTGTTCAAAAATGGAATGATGGTGATAGGAGAAGTTGGTTATTGGgtacgtacatacataaatgcTTAATTCATTCAAACCGTTtgatgtgttttaatttttgtaggtgATTCTGGGTACACATTGGAACCGTGGATGATGACACCCTACAGGACTGCACAAGAAGGTGGCCAAGAAGAACATTTTAACACGATCCATTCCAAATGTAGGAATATTGTTGAAAGGACGATAGGCGTTTTGAAATCGAGGTTCAGAAGCATTCTCGGAGCAAGGCAACTCCATTATTCACCCGAAAAAGCTATCCAAATTACAAATGTTTGTGCTGCTTTGCACAATATTTGCAAAAAGTTTGCTGTACCAGACTTCCCGGTCATGGAAAACAATGAGGAAGGAGAGGAGAGTGAACTTGTAGCTAGtgatttgaatcaattttcgaACATAGCAACAGAAATACGAAACCAAATTAAAGacgttttgtaaacaaaataaaactatttaattcaGTCATTGTATGCAAGTAGGTACATAGGTGTATCTGTGAtcacaaaattgataaatattaatgtaagaaaataaattaagaaagtaaataaacataaaataaactcttcttaaaaaaaaaaaataaaaacttcacaaaactaaaacaaattaacttcataaataaacttaataaccTTACATGCAAGTTAAGTTATTCACTACTACTTGAGTATTCATCATGTTTTGAAATGGGGTTGTAGTATTTCGTATTCATTTCCATTTTATCTTGCCTTAGTTTCAATTTGCGAGACTTAATTGAAATAAGTTCTAATCGAGCGTTATGTTTCTTTATGTTGTTTAATTTGAACTCttccagtttttcttttttaagatcaTACAGTTTCCTTCTTCTCCTGTCTGCTTCTTTATTCCATGCATTTAATGTAGTCAGCTCTTTTAAAATGCCCTTTTGCGTTTCAAGCTTTTCGTTTAGCATATTGACAGCTTTATCTTGCAAGTCAACGTGCTGTTCCAACAAAGTGTTCCTGTTccgttttgttgcttttttatttctagacggCGGGTTACCTTCTGAATTGTTTGGTTGTGGTTCCTCATTCTCAATGTTTTCAAGTTGTGGTTGAGGGTCTTCGATTAAAGTTATGAGGTAATCCTGATCATCAGCATCTTCCATCAATATATTAACAGTGGTGCTGCTACCGGCCGTCACTTCAATGTTTGGGCTATTTCCATTCGGATCACCAAATTGCTTTCCTAGTTGGTTTCCTGAAACGGCCTCATTTAGGTCAAGGAtcgaaataatagttttttcgTTATCAGACAATTTTTTCTGCTTGTTAGGCCCGCCCCCTGTACCGCTGAGATGGACCAAATTGTCTCGCATTTTTCTCTTCAGATTATATCTATAATCTTTCCACACGTTTTTCCAACCCTCTGTTGTTTTTTCTGGAGGGCCACACGCGTTTAATTTAGCAGCTAAGTTATTCCAAAGATTTTTGGCTTTCGATTTAGCTTGGCTCGTCGGCAAATAATTTTTAGCAATATTTGGATTACTTTCCATGAAAGCTACCATCAAATCCATTTGTTTAGCATTCGTTGTAGGCCTAAATATtagaaatatcttatttttatgtttttcaccattatatttattatttaacttacattttttctccctcatcaaaatgaaaacaaaccaaaaagaaaaacaaaccaaaacacAATAATGTTTGACACTTGACTAACCCGCCAAAACAAAAGCTGAACGAGTGATTGAaggcactcgtaaataaaaatacgagtatcgtTTTTTTACGATTCTCGTTTCTCGTAATCGCAATTTTACAAATACGCGCTTCTGCAATCGTTTTTCGTAATCGGAATTTCACAAATACTCCGTATTaaaaacgattatcgtttttcataataaccctccagttaacttcacttacaagaacctttcgttagataaaacttttgatatctgtaacgctttcgcaacgaatttccgtgagtcattcgttaatagccctcaagaagttgatgaagtatattttcataatcttcacattttttcgcaaactagctgtagtcacatccctgtactgcagagtacggtccttgatcttttatctgcgttgcaTGATGaatgctcagccggtcccgat
This region of Eupeodes corollae unplaced genomic scaffold, idEupCoro1.1 scaffold_1216, whole genome shotgun sequence genomic DNA includes:
- the LOC129953565 gene encoding uncharacterized protein LOC129953565 encodes the protein MPTTNAKQMDLMVAFMESNPNIAKNYLPTSQAKSKAKNLWNNLAAKLNACGPPEKTTEGWKNVWKDYRYNLKRKMRDNLVHLSGTGGGPNKQKKLSDNEKTIISILDLNEAVSGNQLGKQFGDPNGNSPNIEVTAGSSTTVNILMEDADDQDYLITLIEDPQPQLENIENEEPQPNNSEGNPPSRNKKATKRNRNTLLEQHVDLQDKAVNMLNEKLETQKGILKELTTLNAWNKEADRRRRKLYDLKKEKLEEFKLNNIKKHNARLELISIKSRKLKLRQDKMEMNTKYYNPISKHDEYSSSSE
- the LOC129953566 gene encoding putative nuclease HARBI1, with translation MFFHCDYFLESEDESEGEMRVTRALLRDSSDPMSLSSSTFKQLFRLNKEAFKYVLDEIDPHLPSFNSTYIPNVLKLAATLRFLAEGGYQRGTGQDFLVSMAQPTLSVTLAKILPIMENILCPKFISFAMTEDEKTASKQHFYEKYSFPGIIGCVDGTHMKIIRPVLNEHLYFNRKGDHSINAMIVCDYKMRIRAIDARYGGASHDSFVFSLSAYRRHLVQKWNDGDRRSWLLGDSGYTLEPWMMTPYRTAQEGGQEEHFNTIHSKCRNIVERTIGVLKSRFRSILGARQLHYSPEKAIQITNVCAALHNICKKFAVPDFPVMENNEEGEESELVASDLNQFSNIATEIRNQIKDVL